The sequence CATCGAAGTGAAACAGCCGTTGGTTCTTCCGGCGGCCAGCCAGGAGCGGGTCAAGGCGCAGTAGGCCGAAGGCCGGACCGCTTTCAAAGGCCCCCGCATGGGGGCCTTCAGCTGTCCAGGCTCACCCGGCCTGGGCCTGCCCGGGATTCCAGCCGCGCTCATTGAGCAGCCGCGCGCCCTGGATGCGGGTCAGGCGGAAGGCCATCTCCTCCTGGTGCAGGTGGCAGAAGGCCTGCAGATGGTCGCCTTCCATGGACCGGGGCGTGACGCGGCGCAATTGCGTGCGGTGGGCGGCCGGCGGCAGGTAGGTGAGTTCCACCATGAGATTGCGGCCGGCGGCGTAATCGAGGATGAGGCGCATCTCCTCGGCAGCCTGGTTGCCGCCCCCGAGATGCAGCATGGGGACGCGCTTCTGCACTTCCTGGAAGAGGTTCGGGTCCTCGTCGTGGAGGCGTTGCAAGGCGGTGCGGACCATCTGCCGCACGGGCTCCAGATGGTGGTTCATGCCCTTCTCATCCACGAAGGAGAGGCAGGCCATGGACCAGAGGTAGAGGTCTTCTTCTTCATCGAGGCTCACGGGGAGGAAGCGGCCGGGCTTGGGCAGGTAGCCCGCGGCCTTCAGCAGGGCGAAGGCGTTTCCGCTGCCCTGGACTTCCAGCACCGTGTCGGAAATGGGGACGAGCTTGAGAGGGATGAGCTCCGGCCGGAGGCGCAGCTCATCGGCCAGGTGGGCGCTTCGTGCCCGCACCAGGCGTTTGCCTTGCTGCACTTCCACCTCGCCCACGCGTTGGCCGAGATCATCCAGCAGCTGGAGCAGGGTCGCCGGCATGGCCGCGGTGGCATCGCCGGTCCGGTTTCCCAACCGCTGCTTGATGTCGTCGAGGCTCTGGCCGAAATCCAAAGCGCGGACCAACGTATCGGGGCCGATGCGGAAGGTGACCATGGTGTCCAGGCCTTCGACTTCGGCCAGCTGCGCCAATTTGAGCAGGCGGTGCGGGTTCTGGAACATGGGCGTGAGCCCTTCCAGCGTGGGCTGCAGCACCAGGGGCGGCTCGGTCATGAGGGGCGCCCAGTGGGCATCGGTGCCGCGCAGATCGCGGAGCAGGTATTCCTGCGCCAGGGCCTCGCCGTGGGCCGTGAGGCTCAAGTGTTCCCGTGTCCCGTCCAGGGCGATCAGGCCCATCCGTCCAAGGAAGGGCAGGAATGAAGTGCGGGTGCGGCCTTCATCCAGGGAATGGAGTGTCTTCAGGAATGCGAGGAAGGGCTGGATGGCCAGCACCTGCCCGCGGCGTTCGAGCAGGTGTTCCATCAGGAACCTGCGGTCTTCCGCCGGAGGCATGTCCCACAAGGTGAGATCGTGTTCCAGGAGGCTGGCGAAAGCCCGCTCCGCCACCCATCGAGGCGGATGGATCAGCACTGCGGGCACCAGGGTGTCCACGCGGCCTTCGCGGCTCCACAGGAATCCAAGGCGGTGCAATAGGGTGAACAGCAGCGTGGCGTCCCGGTCCTCCTGCAGGAAGACATTGCGGGACAGCAGCTGCGAGAGATCCTTCTTGGCCGGGAGGCCGCCCTTGAGGACGCGGATGCCGACCACGCAGCGCAGCAGCACGGACGTGAGCGCCATGGAAAAGCCGTAGAGCGGAGCCGGCTGCAGCAGCGCATCGGGCTGCCCCTGGAAGCTCAAAGAGCAGTCGTCGAAATCGGCCAGGGCGTCCGCCACGCGCTCCGGCACCACCCAGCCGGTGCCTTCGGGCAGGATCAGTCCAAGGTCCGCCAGATGCCCTTCCATGCCGGGTTCGGGCAGGGCGCCGGATTCCACCAGATGTTTCAGGGCGAGCAGATCCTTGCTTTCAAGGTCCGCAAGGGTGTTGGAGAGCTGGGTGTAGTCCTCGAGATGGAAAACCATGGTCTTCAGCAGCCGCAGGCGGCCTTCGGGCTCTTCTTCCCAGCGCTGGGGCACCGGCAGCTTCCGGTAGTCGCAGATCCTGCGCAGCTGACCGTCGGTGCAACTGGATAGCAATTTGTACAGGGATTGCGGCATGGATCCTCGCGCATAGCTACAAGCACACGTGACCTTCCAGTATCTCACGGAACGGGAGGATGTTCACGCTTCAATTTCGATCACAGCCCAAGCAGCAGCGCCGCGAGATCCTCATCGTCCAAGTCGCCGTCGCCATCGAAATCCGCCCTGGTGTCCGCTGCGGGCGAGCCAGGGCCTTTGTACGCGGCCGCGGCGAGCGCCAGGTCCAGGATGTCCACGCTCCCGTCGCCATTGAGGTCCCGGGTTTTCACGAGGATGGCGGCGGAGGCGGAACGCGTGGGATCCGCCGAGCTGGTGGCCCTCAGCGTGTAGGTTCCCGGCGCGTCCGGCGCCTTATAGCGCAGGATCCGGCTGCCCTGGGGAGACAGGCTTCCACCTGTCGCGTCCCAGGCGACGCTCTGGTCGCTCGCGCCCAGGATGGCGGCGGTGAAGGTGCGCGATCCGCCGCTGGGCAGGGTCGCCTGGGAGGGGCCGATGCCGACTTCCACCGTGCCGCTGCGCAGCCCGATCTCCCACACGCCGCGGCCGAAGGTGGCCGCGCGGACGAAGCTCCCGTCTGGCGCCGCGTAGAGGTCCCTCACCGCGACGAAAGGCAGGCCGGTTCCGAAGCGGGACCAGGAGGCGCCGCCGTCCGAGGATCGGTACACCCCGAAATCCGTGCCCGCGAACAGCGTGTTGGAATCCGCCGGACTGTTCTGGATCACATGCACCGGAATGCCGAAGGGAAATCCGTTGGCGACATCCATCGGCGCGAAGCTGAACCCCGCATCCAGACTCTTCCACGCGTGGCTGCGGTCCAGGTCCGGCGACACCGAAGCCACGTAGATGATCCGGGCGTCCTGGGTGTCGAACCAGATGTGGCTCAAGTAGCGGTCGTTGTTGGGCAGGGGGCCGAACTGCCTCCAGGGGCCGCCGGTGGTGATGTAGCCGGTGCCTGAGCCCACCTGGAAATCCGAAGTGCCGCTGGCGGCGATGGCGAGCGTGGAGGCGTCTGTGCTCGCCGCGGCGACCGCGCGGATGTTGCGATCAGGATCGAAACCATCCATGGCCAGGGCTTGCCAATGGTCGGCGAAATCGCTGCTCCGCCACACCTTGTCGAAGGAGTGGTTGTAGACCGTGTTGCCCGTAGGGTCGGCGGCGCCAAGCACCAGATCGGTCACGAAGGGGGCGTTGGTCCCGGCGTCGGTGAGCCCGTTGAAGCTGGGCTTGAACGGCGTCGCTCCGCCGTCCGTGGTCTTCATGATGAGCGAAGTATAAAGGGACCCGAGCATCAGGTTTCCATTGGACGGATGGATGACCGTCCCGAACCCATCTCCGCCCACGCGGTCCTCGAAGGTGCTGCTCACGAACAGCCCCGCGCCCTCGTCCTGCCTTAGGCGGGTGCCATTGTCCTGGAGCCCGAGGCTGATAAGGTTCCGCGCGCCGGAGGGGATGGGCGCCAGGGTCGAACCCAGGCGGTAGACCAGGTGGGAGGACAGCCCGCGGTTGCGGCGGTTGTCGATGAAGGTGAGGAGGCTGGGCACCGTGGCGCCTGGGCCGATGCCGCTGGTGGGAACCGCGGCGCTGTCCAGCAGGGGACCGCGGACGACGCATAGCCCCCCGTCATTGCCCAGGAAAAGGGTCCTGGGGCCGGTCTTGGACCAGGCTCCCACATGGAAATCCGCGTGGGCGTAGACGTGGCGGTTCGCGTACCAGTGGGTGAGCTGGGTCCAGTTCTGTCCCCCGTCTTCGGTGCGGTAGAGGCAGGCCGTGGTCCCCACGAAAATGCGGTTGGCATGGTCCGGGTCCACCGCGAGGCCCTGGTTGTAGAACCCTTGGGTCCCGTCGTAGCCCAGGACATCCGCGCCGATGCCCTGGAAGAGCCCGCCGGCCTGTTCCGGCGCGGCCTGGAAGCTCCATGTGCGGCCTTGGTCCGTGGTTTTCAGCAGCCCCGGCGCCACGGTTCCCAGGACCTGCGCGAGGCCCCAGCCGATGCCCGGGTCGGCCGGGCTCGTGGCGAGGCTCATGCGGATGGGGACGATGCCGCCCACTTGGGCTTCAGTCCAGGTGGCGCCGCCATCGTGGGAATGCCAGATGCTGCCGGTGCTTTCCAGCCCTGCCGGTTCCAGGCTGCAGGCCAGATCCATGGCGGAGAACCGGACCAGGCTCCAGATCTTGCCGGTGGAATGGCCGCCCAGGTCCACCGGGACGAAGCTGCGGCCCCCGTCCCCGCTGCGCTTGAGGCCATCGTTTCCACCCACCAGGACGACCTCCGCATCGAGGGGCAGGATGCAATGGGTGCGTGTTGTGGCGCCCAAACCGGAGCTGGCGGTCCAGGTGGATCCGCCATCGCTGGATCTGAAGAAGCCCCGGGCTTCGGCCCCGTGGGCATCGCCCATCCCCAGGAAGATCACCTCAGGATCAACGGGACTCATGGCCACCGCGCCGGCCGCCAAGGTGCCCATGCTGCTGGCCCAGGGCAAGCCGTCGCTCACAGAGGTCCAGATCCAATCCCGGTCCGTGGCGGGATCGGCGTTCACGCACTTGAACAGCCCGCCGCCGCTGGTGGCCAGGTACAGGATGCGGGGATCGCCGGGATGGGTGAGGATGCCCGTCACGCGGCCGCTATCCACATCCGGGAAATCCGCGGTCACCAGGTTCGAAAAAGGACCGAGGTTCACCCAGGCCGCGGAATTGGGGATGCCGGTGGCGGGTACCGAAGGGGCTGGCTGAGCCAGGCGGACCCGGGCCATTTCCTGGGCCGCGAGCCTGGCTTTGCGGTCCAGGTCCGTGGGCCGCAGCCGTCCACCCATCCAGAATTGGTCCCACTGTTTGCGGAGATCTGGACGGTCCAGGCCAGGCCCTGGAAGCGTCGAATGCCGGGCGGGCAGATCCCTGCGCGGACCTCCTTGGGCGGGGGCCGGGAGGCACAGCAGGGCCGTCAGCAGGGCACACAGGCGCATGCCTCCAGGATAAGCGAACTCCGCGCACCCACCCCTGGCGAAGGCCATGGACTCTGTGTTTGGATGAAGCCATGACACGCGCCGAAATCCTGATTTCCATGCTGCCCGGCTTTCTGCTCGCCGCCGGGGCGGAGCCTCTGCTTGCGCGAATGCGGAGGGATCTGCCTCCCTACCGGCGGCACTTCCGGATCTTTATCATCCTGGCCATTTCAAGCCTGGCCGCGCTGTGGGCGCTGGATCGGGGCCACCTGGCCCCTGGCCGATGGACCACCTGGCTGTTGACGGTTCTGGGCTCCACGGTGGGCTTGGCCTTCGCCACCCTGAGCTTGGTGCGGTCCCGGAAACTCGCCTCCTGGGGCTGGCAGCGCGGCGGCGCCAAGAGGCCAGATCATGCCAGGCCTTTGATCCTGGTGGCTGATCCCCATTGGAGCGAGGAGCTGGTGGGGTTGCAGGCGGCGACCCGCGTGCATCCGGAAGCCGACTGGCTCTTCCTGGGGGATGTGTTCGATGTGTGGGTGGGCCTGCCGGGGATGACCTCCGACGCCCAGCGCAGCTTTCTGTCCTGGGCCCGGGAACGGCGCCGGGCGGGACGCTGGGTGGGACTCTGGATGGGCAACCGGGAATTTTTCCTGGATGGCCATGCGGGGCTGTTCGACCTGATGGGCGAAGGCGTGGGAGGCGGCCTGGAAGGCGAGGCGCTGGCCTTTGAACATGGGGACCTGATCAACGCCGGGGACTGGCAGTACCGGCTGTGGAACCGCATCTCCCGCTCAGGCCCCATGTGGCTGCTGTTCCGCCTGATGCCGAGCCGTCTCGCGGCCTTCATCGCCGCCAAGCTGGAACGGCAGTTGCGCACCACCAACCGGAGCTACAAGCTGGTGTTCCCGCGGCAAGCCTTCGGCGCCGCGGCGGCGGCCCAGGCGCCAGATGTCTTCATCACCGGCCACTTCCATACCCATGAAGTGGAAGGCAACGGCATCGCGCTTCCATGGGCCTTCGAAGGGGCTTTCATGGTGTGGCGGGACGGCCGGGTGGAATCCCTGGAGTCGCCCACGAAAACATGAGACGCGGTGTCCGGGCTTTGCCCGGAGACCACGTGGGGAGCACGAGGGGGACGCAGAGGAAGCGAAGCGACCGGGCGGTCCCCCTCGTTCATGAAGGGGACCCAACCTTCCTGGGCGGGAGGCATCCATAGCTACGAGCACCCAGCCAGGAGGATTCCATGACCCGCCTCAGGATGACCGCCACCGCCCTCGGGCTGGCCCTCTTCGCCGCCTGCTCCACCTACACGGTCAAGACCGACTTCGATCCCGCCATCGCCTACGCGAGCTACCAGACCTTCGATTGGTATGCGGCGAGCAAACGGGCCAAGGGCAAGGGCAGTGGCACCGATCCGATCATGGATAAGCGTGTGCGGGCGTCGGTCCAGGCCGTCCTTGAATCCAAGGGCTTCAAGCAGGAGGTGGTGGCCGAACCGGATTTCCTGGTGACCTACTACCCGGTCTATCGGAACAAGCGCTACCGCACGACCACCAGCTTTGGCGGCGGATATGGCTGGAGCCGCCGGCCTTGGGGCTACGGCGTGGGGACCCGCTTCAGCGCCAGTCAGGTGCACAACTACCGCGAAGGCACCATCATCCTGGAGATCGTGGACAGCAGGTCCAATCAACTGGTCTGGCAGGGGGCCGCGGAAGGCGCGCTGACGAACCTTGACAACCCCGAAGATGCCCAGGAAGAAATCCAGAAGGCGGTGCGGGACCTACTCGCGAATTTCCCCCCGGGCCTGAAAAAGTGATCCGGCCACGGGCCTGATCCGGCATCCGCTCAACGTCCGGCCTTGAAGACGTAGACCACTTCGATGGCCTCCCGCTGCGCGACGCCCCCCCGGGTGGCTGGCGCGAAGGTGGAACGTTTCGCCGCGGAAATGGCTTCCTCATTGAAGCCGTAGATGCCTGGCACGCCCTCGAGCACCGTGATGGCCGCAGGCCGTCCCCGTTCATCCACAGAGACACTGAGGCGCACCAGATGGTCCTTGCCGCTCTCGAACCGCATTTCCTTGGCGCGGCGGGGGAAATTCGCCGCGGCTCTGGAGAGGATCCGGGGCGGTGTGGAAAGCGCGGTCGAGGGAGATTGCGGCAGGGGAAGGCGCGTGACGGGAGGCAGGGCTGGCGTTGGGACTTGGTGTTCTATTTTCACTGGCTCCTGCCGGGCGGCTGTTTGCGCTTCCTGCGCCGCTGGTGGCGCAGGCGCGGCCCCGCCCCTGCTCTGCTTCAGCCTTTCAGCCTCCCTGGCGTTGCTTTCCCGCAACTCCTTCAACTGTTTCTGAAGCTGGTCCAGGCTCGGTTTGGCGCCAGCCGCGTCGGGGTTCCCGGGATTCGGGTCCGCGGCTGGAATGGTGCTTACGAGGCCGCTAGAGCCGGTGGCCGGCATTACCGGGGCAGCCGCCATGGAGGTTGTAGCGGGGGCGCCCGCGACGACCGGCGGCGCTGCGGGCCTTGCCTTCCACCACCGCCATGCGATAAAGCCGCCCCCGGTCATGACGAGACCGCCCACACCGGCGAAGACCAGTCCCAGGAGCTGCGAATTCCTTTGTCGGGGCTGCGTTTGCATGGCTGGCGGGTACGGCGCGACAGGCTCATCCGATGCGTAGACGGCGGCCGAGGGCTCCGGAAGCGAGGCCCTCGTCACATACGGGGCGGGCGGAGCCTCTCTCGCGGTTGGAGGGACCAGATCCGCAGCGGTCCGGAGCGGCGTGGGCGTGCGCGTTCCGCCGGCGCTCAAACCCGACAGGGAGACCTCGGTCCCTTCCATGGCCGCGTGCATCTTCGACTTGGCGGCTTCGGCGATGGGGGAAGCGTCCACCAAGGCGCCCATGAACTGGTACACATCGGAAAAGCGGTCGCGGGGCCGCTTGGCGAAGGCGCGCAGAAAGACCGCCTTGACCCTGGGGTCCATGCCGGGAGGAATGGTCGGGGGCTCGTTCACGATGCGCAATAGCGTGGAGGCGATGCTGTCGCCCATGAACGGCAGGGTCCCTGTGAAGGCTTCGAAAGCCGTCACCGCCAGGGCGTAGCAATCCGTGGTGGGGGAGGCCTCCGCATCCTGCAACAGTTCCGGCGCGAAGTAGGAGGGCGTTCCGATGATGCCGCCGACGGTGGTCAAATGCTGGGATTCGCTGGAGCGGGCCACCCCGAAATCCGTGAGCTTCACGCGCCCGTCGTTCCCCACCAGGATGTTTTCGGGTTTCACGTCCCGATGGGCGATGCCCGCAGTGGCCGCGGCCATGAGGCCCCGCGCGGCCTGGGTCAGCACATAGAGCAGAGCCTCCGGCGGGGAGGATTGGTCGTGGATGAGGCCCGCCAGGCTGGTGCCTTTCACGTATTCCATGGCGATGAAAGGCCCCTGCTCAGGATCCTCGCCCACGTCATGCACGGTGATGATGTTGGGGTGGTTCAGCCGGGCGGAAATCTCCGCTTCCCGCTGGAAGCGCTCCATGGCATGGGCATAGTGGCGCCCCCCTTCGTGGACCACCTTGACGACGAGCTGCCGCTTGAGTTTGGGATCCTCGACAAGATAGACCGCTCCCATTCCGCCTCTTCCCAGCAGGCTGAGGACTTGGTAACGACCGATGGACGCCGGGTCCTGGGACATTAGTTTCTCTATTTTTTACAATTATTGGATGGGCAGGCTGAAAAGCCAAGATAAATCCGCTGGCTCAAAAGGCAAGAACCTCCCCGTACCAAGATCGGCCGCACAGGAGGTCGGCGGAAGGATATTCTGAGAAAAATCCAAGGAGGCCCCGATGGCCCAAGTCACGCTCAAAGGCACACCCGTGAAGACCTCCGGCGAACTCCCGCGGGTGGGCCAGGATTCTCCCGGCTTCACGCTCACCAGAATGGACCTTTCCGAACTCAGCCTATCGGAGCTCAAGGGCAAGCGGGTGGTCTTGAACATCTTTCCGAGCTTGGACACCTCCACCTGCGCCACGAGCGTGCGGACCTTCAATCAAAAGGCCGGCGGCCTGGCCAACACGGTGGTCCTGTGCATCTCTGCGGATCTGCCTTTCGCCCAGAAACGCTTCTGCGGGGCCGAAGGGCTGGAGCAGGTGGTGCCCCTTTCGGACTTCCGGAACAAGGGGTTCGGGGATGGCTATGGCGTGACGATCCTGGACGGCGCCCTGCGGGGATTGCTGGCCCGGGCGGTGGTGGTGGTGGATGAGGGCGGAAAGGTGGTCCACACGGAACTGGTTCCGGAAATCGCCAATGAACCGGATTACAGCTCGGCCCTGAACGCGTTGCAGTAGAAGGACTGGTCCCTCAGCCGAGCCGTTTCAGCCGGCGCAGCTCCGGCATCCGCCAGGTCATCGCGCCCACCACGGCGACGGTCATCATGCCGCCCGCCACGACCGAGGGCACCAGACCCAGCAGCTTGGCGGCCAGGCCGCTCTCGAAGGCCCCCAGTTCGTTGCTGCTGCCGATGAAAAAGGCATTCACCGCCGAAACCCGGCCCATGAGGTGCGGCGGCGTGAGGGTCTGCACCAGGGTGGAGCGGATGACGACGCTCACATTGTCCAAGGCGCCGCTGAGCGCCAGCAGCGCGAGGGAAAGCCAGAAGGCCTTCGAGAAAGCGAAGGCGATCCAGCAGAGGCCGAAGGCCGCCACGCAGACCAGCAGGGTGCGGCCGGCGCGCTTCAACTCCGGCAGATGGGCCAGGGCGAAGGACATGGCCACGGAGCCCACCGCCGGCGCGGCGCGCAGGATCCCCAGCCCCTGGGGGCCGACCTTCAGGATCTGGTCGGCGAAAATGGGGAGCAGGGCGGGCGCGCCCCCGAAGAGCACCGCGAACAGGTCCAAGGACAGGGCGCCAAGCACGAGCTTCTGGTTGAACACGAAGCGAACGCCGTCGAAGAACCCGGGGCCTTGTGCGACCTGCTGGGCGGGCCTCGGCCGGGGCGCCAGGGCAAAGGTCGCGAGCAGCCCCGACACGAGCAGCGCCGCCTCCACCGAATAGGCCGATTTCGCGCTCCCGAATCCGTAGACCAGGCCGCCCAGCGCCGGGCCCAGCACCATGGCCGCATGGAACACCGAAGAGCGCCAGGCGGCCGCGTTGGCATAGATCTCCCTGGGCACCAGTTCCGCCGCCAGGGCCTGGGCCGCGGGCCGGTAGAAGGCCCGGCCCAAACCCGCCAGCACCTGCACGGCGTAGAAGGGCCAGACCTGGATGGGGGCGCCATGAAGGTTCAGGAGCAGCAGGACTGTGGCGCCGCCCAGCAGGGCCAATTCCGAGATCAGGCAAAGGCGCCGGCGGTCCCGCAGATCGGCCGCGTGGCCCCCGATGAGCGTGGTGGCCAGGAAGGGCAGCGCTTCGGCCAGCCCCACGAAACCCAGGGACAGGGGATCCCGGGTGATCTCATAGACCTGCCAGCCCATGACCACGGACTGCATCTGCATGGCCATGGAGAGCACCAGGGTGCCGACCATGAACCAGCGGAATTCGACGTGCCGGAGGGCGGCGTAGGCATCCCTCTCGAGTTCGGGCTCATTCATACCGCAGGGCGTCGATCACATCCAGCTTGGCGGCCTTCAGGGCCGGGAGGAAACCCGCGGTGATGCCCACCACGGCGCTGAAGACCAAGCCCAGCGCGATGGCGGAATTCTGGACCACGGCGGGAATATTCTGAAGTTTCATCACCCAGATCGCGCCCACCGCAAGGCCGACGCCGATGATGCCGCCGAGGGCCGCCAGCACGATGGCTTCCACCAGGAACTGCAGCATGACGCTGCGCTGCGTGGCGCCCAGGGCCCTGCGCACGCCGATTTCCCGGGTGCGCTCGGTGACGCTCACCAGCATGATGTTCGAGATGCCGATGCCGCCCACGATGAGCGAGATGCCCGCGGCCACCGCCAGCAGCATGGTGATGACGCCGCTCTGGGCCGCGGAGGCCTGGAGCCAGTCGTTCTGTTTGCGGATGGTGAAGTCGTTGTCAGTCCCCGGCAGGAGCTTGTGGCGCTGCCGCAGGAGGGCCGTGATCTCGGAATCCGCCAGGTCCACCGCGTCTTCCCGGAGGGCCGAGGCGATGATGAACTGGATCCTGGTGCGGCCCTGGAGCTTCCGCATCACGGTGGTGTAGGGCGCGTGGATGGTGTCGTCCTGGTCGCCCATGGGGCCGCCGCCCTTGCGTTCGAGGATGCCGATGATTTCGAATGGCATGTTGCCCAGGCGGATGGTCCGGCCGATGGGGTCTTCACCGCCGGGGAACAGGTTGTCCTGGACGGTTTTGCCGATCACGGCCACCTTGGCCTGGCTGCGCACTTCCTGGTCGTTGAAGTAGCGGCCCTTGTCCAGATTCCAGCTCTTGATCTGGAGGTAGTCGGGGTCCGCGCCGGCCACGGTTCCCACCAGCCAATTGTTGTTGCCGTACACGGCGGGTTTCGAGGCGCGCACGTAGGGCGTGGCCGCCGACACGCTGCTGGAGAGCTCCCGCTCGATGGCCGTGGCGTCCTCGTCTGAAAGCGTGGTGTCCATGCCGCCCATGCCCACCGGCCCGCCGGTCTTGGAGCTGGAGCCCGGGAAGATCATGATGAGATTGGTACCCATGCTGCGGATGATGTTTTCCGAGGCCCGCTTGGAACCTTCGCCGATGCCGATCATGGCGATGACCGCGCCCACGCCGATGATGATGCCGAGCATGGTCAGGAAGGCCCGCATCTTGTTGCGGGTGATGGCGAAGAAAGCCAGCTTGAGAAGCTCGATGATGCTCATGGTCCTGTACCCCTGCCTGACTTAACGCATCCGTGGCCCGCCCAAAGGCGCAGTGGCGCCTGCATTGACACGCTTGGTGTCCTCCACGCCGACCAGCACCTGCATCCCTTCGCTGATGCCCTCGCCGCTGATTTCCGTGGCCTGGCCATCCGTGATCCCCGCCTTCACGGTGAGGGCTTTCGGCTTCCCGTCGGCGCCGAGGATCCAGATGCGGTCGTCGCGCCGGGCGACCTGGCCCCGGGGAGCCATGTCAGCCTGGCCCCTCGGGCCGGATTTTCCGCCTTGGGCATTCGCGCCCCCGGGTCCCTTGGATCTGGCCGCGGCGGCATCATCGGCTGGCATGAAGGCCGATGGATTGAACCGCAGGGCGGCGGAAGGCACCTTCAGCACATCCTCCTTGGACATGGTCTGGATGGTCACGTTCGCCGTCATGCCGGGGCGGAGCTTCAACTCGTCATTGGCCACCTGCACCACGACCTTGTAGTTCACGACGTTCTGTACAATGACGGGCTCCAGCCGCACCTGGTTCACGCGGCCGTGGAATTGGGTCTCCGGGTAGGAGTCCACGGTGAACAGGGCCGGCTGCCCCTCCTTCACCTGCCCGATGTCGGCTTCGTCGATGCTGGCTTCCACCTTCATCTTGGTGAGGTCCTGGGCGATGACGAACAGGTTGGGCGTGCTGAAACTGGCCGCCACGGTCTGGCCGATGTCGATGCTCCGGCTCACC comes from Holophagaceae bacterium and encodes:
- a CDS encoding DUF4136 domain-containing protein, with the protein product MTRLRMTATALGLALFAACSTYTVKTDFDPAIAYASYQTFDWYAASKRAKGKGSGTDPIMDKRVRASVQAVLESKGFKQEVVAEPDFLVTYYPVYRNKRYRTTTSFGGGYGWSRRPWGYGVGTRFSASQVHNYREGTIILEIVDSRSNQLVWQGAAEGALTNLDNPEDAQEEIQKAVRDLLANFPPGLKK
- a CDS encoding helicase-associated domain-containing protein, with product MPQSLYKLLSSCTDGQLRRICDYRKLPVPQRWEEEPEGRLRLLKTMVFHLEDYTQLSNTLADLESKDLLALKHLVESGALPEPGMEGHLADLGLILPEGTGWVVPERVADALADFDDCSLSFQGQPDALLQPAPLYGFSMALTSVLLRCVVGIRVLKGGLPAKKDLSQLLSRNVFLQEDRDATLLFTLLHRLGFLWSREGRVDTLVPAVLIHPPRWVAERAFASLLEHDLTLWDMPPAEDRRFLMEHLLERRGQVLAIQPFLAFLKTLHSLDEGRTRTSFLPFLGRMGLIALDGTREHLSLTAHGEALAQEYLLRDLRGTDAHWAPLMTEPPLVLQPTLEGLTPMFQNPHRLLKLAQLAEVEGLDTMVTFRIGPDTLVRALDFGQSLDDIKQRLGNRTGDATAAMPATLLQLLDDLGQRVGEVEVQQGKRLVRARSAHLADELRLRPELIPLKLVPISDTVLEVQGSGNAFALLKAAGYLPKPGRFLPVSLDEEEDLYLWSMACLSFVDEKGMNHHLEPVRQMVRTALQRLHDEDPNLFQEVQKRVPMLHLGGGNQAAEEMRLILDYAAGRNLMVELTYLPPAAHRTQLRRVTPRSMEGDHLQAFCHLHQEEMAFRLTRIQGARLLNERGWNPGQAQAG
- a CDS encoding MFS transporter, which codes for MNEPELERDAYAALRHVEFRWFMVGTLVLSMAMQMQSVVMGWQVYEITRDPLSLGFVGLAEALPFLATTLIGGHAADLRDRRRLCLISELALLGGATVLLLLNLHGAPIQVWPFYAVQVLAGLGRAFYRPAAQALAAELVPREIYANAAAWRSSVFHAAMVLGPALGGLVYGFGSAKSAYSVEAALLVSGLLATFALAPRPRPAQQVAQGPGFFDGVRFVFNQKLVLGALSLDLFAVLFGGAPALLPIFADQILKVGPQGLGILRAAPAVGSVAMSFALAHLPELKRAGRTLLVCVAAFGLCWIAFAFSKAFWLSLALLALSGALDNVSVVIRSTLVQTLTPPHLMGRVSAVNAFFIGSSNELGAFESGLAAKLLGLVPSVVAGGMMTVAVVGAMTWRMPELRRLKRLG
- a CDS encoding ABC transporter permease, with translation MSIIELLKLAFFAITRNKMRAFLTMLGIIIGVGAVIAMIGIGEGSKRASENIIRSMGTNLIMIFPGSSSKTGGPVGMGGMDTTLSDEDATAIERELSSSVSAATPYVRASKPAVYGNNNWLVGTVAGADPDYLQIKSWNLDKGRYFNDQEVRSQAKVAVIGKTVQDNLFPGGEDPIGRTIRLGNMPFEIIGILERKGGGPMGDQDDTIHAPYTTVMRKLQGRTRIQFIIASALREDAVDLADSEITALLRQRHKLLPGTDNDFTIRKQNDWLQASAAQSGVITMLLAVAAGISLIVGGIGISNIMLVSVTERTREIGVRRALGATQRSVMLQFLVEAIVLAALGGIIGVGLAVGAIWVMKLQNIPAVVQNSAIALGLVFSAVVGITAGFLPALKAAKLDVIDALRYE
- the tpx gene encoding thiol peroxidase codes for the protein MAQVTLKGTPVKTSGELPRVGQDSPGFTLTRMDLSELSLSELKGKRVVLNIFPSLDTSTCATSVRTFNQKAGGLANTVVLCISADLPFAQKRFCGAEGLEQVVPLSDFRNKGFGDGYGVTILDGALRGLLARAVVVVDEGGKVVHTELVPEIANEPDYSSALNALQ
- a CDS encoding TonB family protein — encoded protein: MSQDPASIGRYQVLSLLGRGGMGAVYLVEDPKLKRQLVVKVVHEGGRHYAHAMERFQREAEISARLNHPNIITVHDVGEDPEQGPFIAMEYVKGTSLAGLIHDQSSPPEALLYVLTQAARGLMAAATAGIAHRDVKPENILVGNDGRVKLTDFGVARSSESQHLTTVGGIIGTPSYFAPELLQDAEASPTTDCYALAVTAFEAFTGTLPFMGDSIASTLLRIVNEPPTIPPGMDPRVKAVFLRAFAKRPRDRFSDVYQFMGALVDASPIAEAAKSKMHAAMEGTEVSLSGLSAGGTRTPTPLRTAADLVPPTAREAPPAPYVTRASLPEPSAAVYASDEPVAPYPPAMQTQPRQRNSQLLGLVFAGVGGLVMTGGGFIAWRWWKARPAAPPVVAGAPATTSMAAAPVMPATGSSGLVSTIPAADPNPGNPDAAGAKPSLDQLQKQLKELRESNAREAERLKQSRGGAAPAPPAAQEAQTAARQEPVKIEHQVPTPALPPVTRLPLPQSPSTALSTPPRILSRAAANFPRRAKEMRFESGKDHLVRLSVSVDERGRPAAITVLEGVPGIYGFNEEAISAAKRSTFAPATRGGVAQREAIEVVYVFKAGR
- a CDS encoding efflux RND transporter periplasmic adaptor subunit, yielding MKGRTWIWLGGVAIVAAGGAIYLFNKPKEAVKWRTAQIQRGSLKQRISASGTLSGLIQVTVGSQVSGTISNLYVDYNSQVKKGQPIAQIDTTVYAATVQDATANVSKAETAVADAQRQLARSRRLFADKLISQQELDAAQVVADRGAGDLSSAKATLQKAQANLNYCTITAPVAGVVVSRSIDIGQTVAASFSTPNLFVIAQDLTKMKVEASIDEADIGQVKEGQPALFTVDSYPETQFHGRVNQVRLEPVIVQNVVNYKVVVQVANDELKLRPGMTANVTIQTMSKEDVLKVPSAALRFNPSAFMPADDAAAARSKGPGGANAQGGKSGPRGQADMAPRGQVARRDDRIWILGADGKPKALTVKAGITDGQATEISGEGISEGMQVLVGVEDTKRVNAGATAPLGGPRMR